The genomic interval TATCACTTTTAGGGATTACTCGAATACCCGATCCCTCAGCGTCTTTGCTGCATTCAACAAGCTCCTTCTGCACTCGAGCAAAATCTATCATCTTCAATCTGAAAACAATCACCGAACCCTAGAAATTCAGAAAGAGTGAGTCACAATTCAGAAAGAATAAGGTATTGTGTGGGTTGAGAAATGTGAGGGAAACGAAGGAGTAGAAACGAAGAAAAAGAAACGGTTACGCTTCACCTTGTGAAAGCTATACAGAAGAAGCTAAGAATAAAGCTACACGGTTGTTTTTCACCTTATATGAGTGGTAGTAGTAAAGTTGTAGTATAAATACTCGTGAGTGGCgagtgttttttctttcttttttttttattagaataaaGTAGATTATTTTCCATCCACaatcaataataatttcttataacaacaaataattaaatactttGATTTATGTGATCAATGTATATGTTTGATCtgtttttttgtatttttgttgagAAAACAAAAACTAGTGCAATATCGATGTAAATTACTGAATGATTAGTATTAATcttattattgtatttaataATTACAACATCGGTATATCAATATATTAATGTAaatctatttataataaaaatactatattctttttttactcAAACACGCCTCATTTTGTTAGATTATATTTTTGCAATCTAGCTTTGTGTTTGATTTATACTCATTTCAAGAAAGTTGTCTTAAAAGAACGATGGTATTAATTGTAAATgcaattttttctttctcttttaattttaacatcTAATTACTACAAACAGCATCATACAAAATTTACATCTCTCACAGTCTCACTTCATATTTATATTAAGGATCGTGATATTTGTACATCTTTCATTTTCATGCATTTATTTgacacattattttatttttactttttttctttctattatatCATTTACATAACACTACTTAGGTGTAAGAGATGTATGTGACTATAcattcataatatttttaaattattttttaaaagaaaaatcaaaaacattttctcttaaaaaattttCAACTAATAATCGAAATCTTTTtcccaaaatatttttattaaaaaaatttcaaaattattttctcgatttttttttgaaaaataatcaaaattattaactcaaaaaaaaattaacaaaaaacttttttacatctatttttttcggaaaaaattaaaaaaaaaaattctaataaattagtctgaaattttttatatcacGTTTTTTCGAGACATTAACTAAAGACTTTCTAaacataaagagacatattcattttttatttgtttataaaattatcttaaatactcatttactttaaaaatcaattaataattttttcaattgtatttttaaaaataataaatcagagTATTCGCAATtacaaaagtaaatttaatatgaaaataaaagaaacttaTAAAGACAAAACTCTTGACTTTTTACTGGCAAAAAATAAACTCTTGTTTGTCATGATTCTGATCTCTTGTGGATAACTTTCTCAATAGTCTAACGCTAatacaaaagtattttagagTCTTTATGTTGTTGTACTTCCTTTCATTTCTCTTACTAAGTTGATCGCGACATTATTCGTTCAAGTAACATTATATGTGACGTTTTGTTAAATATAAGGATcttctccaaataacaaacacacgtcaaataaaaatgtatatataattattatagcaaaaatataaataaatcatatacttcaGATTATAAATTACAAAGCACAAATCTTATTCGTTaaactatatgtcaatgcatgataTTGGAACATCATCACTCTGTAGAGGAAATAGTCTCCACCATTAGACAATGTCCCATTGTTGAATAAATGATCTTCAGAGTTTCATATTAAGTACCCCGTTGTTGAGTACTTTTCTGAATCACGTTGTCTTTTCAAGGAACTATCGCCACGTACTTGCGACTAAGTTTAGGTCATCAATGCATACATGAATGTCACCACCttagttaataataaaatagatcaCTCAACTAGAGCGTCCAAAGTCATTCAACTTTGTCTTAAATCAACCTAGTTTAGACAAAAAGTCATCACCTTGAATAGCCATGCGATACAAATCAAAATACGCAAGTTACTTAATCTCATAATATTATTCGTATACATGTAATTCGAATAACACACATATTTTGAACATAACGCACAAACATAACCAATACATTATATCACAAtgcatttatatcacatataattcaaatagGAAATCGAATGGAACGATGTCTTTGCCGTTACAAAGTTCTTTCTAGAATTATGCGCCACATATTCTTAGACAACTCGGttcacacattcaaataaagtaataattaaattagtatttaattGTCTTTCAACTAGTAACTTCTACTCAAGTAACGTTTGAATTTAGTTTAAGATTTAGACAATTTCTcttaaaacaatcaaattactattattactattattattattattattattattattattattattattttataaatcaacacaaTCTCCACGTAATTGTCtcaaaaaaatcataactttaattttctaaaaaaaatgactaTAATAACAACTTTCAAcacatttactattttttttaaaattattatttttaatatcaataaggtttctaaaaatttattcaacaaTCAAACTatcacaacataaaattttaactaaataaaaattgagtttgtagCCAATAACTACTTCTATTCATTAAAATACGGTTTAACTTTTATAACGACTTCTATcggatgaaaattaattttcaacatagataaatattttctctaatcaaaatagatttttatatcaatatcataagaaaatcaataacaattctaagaaaataaattgcatatCACAATTTTGCTGTTAAACTAAAAAAGATTgcttaaacaataataataataataatatctaacACCGTTTTCAAAGTTATCTTTCATTATAAAATCATTtactaaaaatcaatttttgatcCGTAACAACACTAACAACTTtaccataaaaattaatattttaatttacaaaaataaattttgtatcaaagatcactatttcaaaatcaaagatTTTATCAAATTGAATTAGAAAAAGagagtaaaaatattaatagattatattaataagtcaaattcaaaagtagagataacatactaaaatttaaatgaagtcGAAACAAGTTCAATCCACAGCCTATGACCACCTAAGCaagtttttctatttctttttttctatCAAGCcgtctttgttttattttcttttattcactaaagtctttttcttttttcttcttcttgctaACCTAACTTAATAACGAACTATAGATTTATTATATGACTTTTTTCATTAACTAACATTCGAGTGGTTcactaatttaaaatatttttattatttttgttttttaaaaatagttaaatcatgtcattattataaatatttttttcaaatactttacaagaaaatattttttttttaaaaaaattgattttcacacaatttaacaaaatatcccattaagttaaataaattatgtcataaatatatatacttttcaaaataataaattgattaaagataaaaataataacaatcatattataaattattgaaaataaatattattttacacactattaataattaaaaaaatacatattaacataattaatttaaactaaaaatttatttaaaatattaaattgatttatatttataaactaattttaaatcaatataaAAGCAAACTAACAAATCATTTATTTGTTTCAATTCGGTAGAGTTCCCTTACCTGCTAAGCGAAATTACATAAGACACGGCAATTAAAATAAACACCGACTACATCTTtccataaaaataacatttactatatttttaacTACCAACTATGgcttctctttttcttttcagaGTAGTATACTATTAGATATTAAACTTTGTTATGCTCTCATAGACATGAAATTTTGTAAACAATAAGTttatttacataattaataaataaatagtttgtatataaaaaaaaattaccattcaAATATGTGACAATTAATATGAAATTCTATCGTACTAGATCTTGAACCTGTTAGATGAACAGACAATGTATGATTAGAAGtagtttttttaaccaaaatgATATGCAAAGCTTAGTAAAAATTGTAGCTAAAGAATATGCAATAACTAATCAAAATTAAAGCTGATAAGTTTAATAAAGTTATATAATGATGTAATAAAAAGTGAACAACACATGATATATAATTAAGCGACAGATTCAACTCACAGATAAATTATGTGGAGGTAAAAGTATTtcataattcacaattcttttGTCTTAATATAACTGTCTTGTTTGGATTGTGCACATTgctatatagttttttttatttattttttatttatcttatatagTTGTTTTTTTTAGTCTATTAAGATTGTCTTGAATTATTTTCATGTTCAAAATGATggttttttaaaacaacaattgaatgactaattaatatattgatatttttaaaacaataattatagtttttttaatttaatttgaatgaCTAAATCATGGTTAACATTATAGTAATATCAATTAACCCCgatttatatacattaaaagtgtgtttaaatatatttaatttttaaatgtttaaatataCAATATATCAATTAACTCCAATTTGTATTAAAATATACATCTAAAAATTATAGCTGATTACATTTAAAATcgtaattaattgtatttttttagacGATTAATGAATTACAACATTTTTATTACATACATTAAATAtcaattgaatataattaatcatatatttaaattgttttaactAGATATTGTTGACGAAAATTATTGTGCTCAATTTTTTCCAAACAAAGTAGATTCAAATTCTATCTATCCATTAATTGTGTGAGAAGATAGTTGATGTGGGTGTTTGATTTCaaatcaatgataaatattactTTGTAAACCAACCGGTCTTAAACTGATTATCGAGATTAATTAATATGTGTAAATTTGAATGCATTGAGTCTAGATCCAAGCAAAATAAGGAATAAAGCATTTCATTTTATTGCTCAAATAAGAATGGAAAAGAAACACATAAAAAATTCAGAGTATATGTTTCAACAATTCATTTTGAATGTGAACTTCATTAGTTAAATAGGACACTTTACAAAGACAAGTTGATTGCATTCTAAATCTGATGAATAATAGCTACCAGATTCACAAGAAATTGTAAAAAATGCCTATAAAAGCCCAAACAAATAACACTTATTTCTAAGTCATTATTGTAATTAAACTGTTTTCAACATTTCTTTGTGGCAGCACCTAATGTAGAAATCAATTTTCTGCAAGAAGATTTGTTCTATCATTACCAGAACATGTCATCATTCGATTCTTCTGTAGATGTTTAACGTTTAGTAGATTCTTTATCTTATTACgatgtccttttctttttggaGTTGTCTCCATTTTAACAACCTGATCACAAACATATAATAAAGACTAAGATCAAAATCTTGCTAATGTAGATTACACTCTCTAACGGTCATTACTTAACATATAGAGCATAACACGATAATTAATTACCTCATTTGAGTTTGCTGTGTTCCCCGATGCAGCGCTTGCATCGCTGTCAATACTAAGTGACTTGTTCTGCAAGGCATTGTTTTGATTCGTTTCCTCATCATCTTCATGTGTATCACACAACACTTCTTCTATTTTCTCCTCATTCTCAATGCAATATATTTTGAAACTCGGCGATCTTGGACCTATTAGTCTGGATTTATCCTCTTCGTCTTCATCTTCGTCTTCATCTTGATCATGTCTCTCAATTCCGCATTCAGAAACAGGCAATGGAACAACTTGAGATAGTTTTTCTATTGCAGTTTGGTTTTCCTTTGAAATTTCATTTGCAAGATCAGTAGATGGATTATAAGAGTTTCTATCATAGTCGTTGTCAACATCCTTCAACAACTGTTTCTTGGAGAGGGCGCCGTCTTCTCCGCCTCGAGCATTCCTACGTCTTCTAAACTCTTCGATTCGTTGTCGAAGAAGAGGACGGATTCTTGGAGGCAATACATCTCCTCCATTAGGATTTGTGGACTTGGAATGATTGCATCCCATGTTAATTATAGAATAAAAGTTTTTTGATTTGAATTGAAACAATAGGAAGAGAGGAGGGAATATGAAGGGGTTTTGAGCAAGAGTTAGTTGAAGATTGAGATAGTTAACTAGACACAATTTGTGTTTACAGTTGTTGATGCTTAATTACAGAACATAACAAATGGaaaattctgttttaattttatttgacaaatattGTTGGAACTTGGAAAGCGTCAACTTTAGATAAGGAATGAACGTTACAAGGCTGTCTTGGAGAAATTAACAGTAAACTGCTACATATAGCTACTCCGCACCTAAATATGGAATATGTTATAcgactcttttttattttttgtcttcataaaataaaatttgaccTTCAATACTAGGAAGCAACCGCGTCACTAACATTTGTcgttaaaacaataaatattaaattaagataacatatcatatcatatggAACGGGATATCTTGTATATTTGCCTTCATTTTTATGAatgatatattgattaaaaaataatattgatttgattaaataaaaaaataaatatatatcttgTATTGAATATATAtcgattataaattattatttttgaaaagtatCGTCAATCTTAATTagaattttttgataatttttaagtATTGATGTACGACAGGTCACTTATATTTTgcgaaaatatttataatgtgaaaacttttaaaattcattttcttatcTTAAGAGGGATTCCAATATATAAAAGAGCAAATCAAATCAGCGTTAATATTCTCAGCCATGTGATCCATTTtcctcaatatatatatatatatagcataaATCACAGAAATAACTTAACTTAATCTGCAAATTAAAAATCAACATATATAGCCACTTGTTTGATCAGATGAAGAAACCTCAGTGGAAGTTGAAGAAGATGAGGATGTAATCATAGGCCCCGGAGCAGCGTTGTGTACCCTCATAAAATCAAAGAATCTTGGCTGATTCATGATTGAAACACTGTATTTGTctacatttcttcttttcttcatGAATATTCGACACACAACCCAATCCCCTATCTCCTTTACATACTTCTGCCAACACAACaacattttataaatgttagttactaaattaaaaatatatctcaattttaagtaataaaatatttatttaattacctGGTGGGATGAGTTACTTTCTACATTGACTAGGCGATATTCATGCATAATCCAATCACTTCGAGATCCATTTGGAGATTTTCCTTTATAAAACACAAGACTTTTTCTTATCCCTGCAAGACCAACATTATTATTACTTATTGATGAAGAAATTCTTATAACTTTCTTCTCTGATCCTGTTGCTTTCCAATATCCAGACTTCGTTGTTCGATTCATGCGATTTCCGTTTCGATACTTTGTTTCCTTGCTGCTGAAGTAATATCTATCTTGCTCACCATAATTTCCTAATCACACACATGTAAACTATATAGTCACATTATTTATAGaccaaaaattgttttatgctTCTGCGGTTACACCGCAAATGTTTACATTGTGATAAAATGCAACCAATATAATTGAAAATGCAattgcaatttaaaaccatCAGAATATAAACTTGTTTGTGCTAATTAGCATGTTAAGTTGTACCTGGCAAATCCGAAGGATCGTAGTTGCAAACATTGATCTCAGGAATGATTGAAGCAGGCAATTGATAGGACaagattttacattttaagTATTGAAAGACAAGCTCTTCGTCGGTTGGCTGAAAACGAAAACCAGGAGGCAATTTGCTTATTCCATTTTTAATAAACTTCACATTTTCCATTTGCTTAAAAACACTTGTCTTCAAaatttggctttattttgacCAACTCAGAGAGTGTGATGTTGAGGATAGCCACATCAAACTCAGGCATATTTATATTGAATAGGTTGAGTATGACATACATGTAAAGGGGACAATGCTTAATGGCCTAAATTTTCTGTttgacaatttaattaattcaaatttggaggactataaaattaattatgattaaaatattttatgtttagatattatatataaaagttgaataataaatttaagggtttgaaaattacaaattattatGTGTGTACATAATATCGATGTGACAATAGTTAACGTTCCATAGCTAAGTTCTTTAAGTGCATCTCATATAATAAAAAGTTAGGATTAAGAGATTATCATAATGGATGAAGAACAATTATACAAGTGGATTGGACACCATGTTTTCactcaaatttttaaatgtgttaTGTATAGAGTCATCTTTTTTAAATAGTGTTCAACATCCACTTTTTCTTCTAATGTGAAACTTTTATTTACACTTGATATATTAACAATTTCTCCCTCAAGTGAGAATTTGACCACTCATTTGAGCACCACATCAACGAGACACATTGTTTGACCATATTTTCAAGAAGACTTTTGACAAAAAGAAAGAAGTCGGGCACGTCAAGCAATCAACTCTTGTACCAATGTTAGGTCATGAGGGGTACAAAAGATCATCACTTTAGGTTAAGAGCTATCACACTAGTGAGTTAAACATCACATTTTCACCTAAAATCTTATGTTATTAGGTATTAACTTTCTCATTTATAAATTACTCAATATCTGTTTTTTTATCGTGAGAATCTTACTCATATTTGATATACCATCAATTTTACTTTAtctcctatattttttttatttgtaaatttcaattataagtGGATGGATGACTGGACTGCTTAAATTTATGTGTGCcgaatatttctaaaaataaagttttttttaatagttttttttttattaccatAATCAGATTCCCAGAATTGAAAATCCAAAGGCTTATTCCCAACAGGTATAGAAAAGCTTAAGATTAGTCCTTTACTTCACTAAGAAGATGTTGCTTACATGTACTTGCTTTGAAGAGTTTACTTTTTCTTCCCACTTAACTAAAAGATTCACTCCCTctttagaaaattgaaaagaattAGACAATAAAAatccctatatatatatatatatattgtcatAGGTTGAATCTCTTTGCTTAACAGCAGCAACAAAAGCAATGCTTTTTGTAGGTGGTAAACCTTTAAATGGGTGTCTTGTAGTTCTATACATGGGTCTCACCTCTCTTTCTTAATGCATCTAACCAATCAATATTCTCATTTTATCCGGTTTTCTGCCCTCTCTCTCTTTTCATTTCTATCACATGATCTTTTATTCTTAATTTGCCAAAGTTTGATGTGCTTTCTTTACCTAGAAATACAGCACAAAAAGGTGATTTATGCTTAATGCATAAGAAACTTTGTCAATGATTATGACTTTGTAGAATACTTTCTAATTATTGTTTTTGACTCCCATTTAAAAATCCCATTTCAGTTATACACTTGTGTTGATAAGTAAAATAACCAAAACATCAAGTTAAGAAATcattgaatttttcaaaattttaactggctgcaaaatataaaatacaaaataaaaaaagtaaaaaaataaaataaaaataaaaaagaagaataaataaCAGAGaagaatataactttttttatttttgaaatgaatagaagaaaataattaactagcctcaaatatgtttattaaggtaatcaaaaccaaattaaatCTTGATTTTGAAACTAGATAtcaataaaatagaatttttttaatttgataattaagtttcaataaaaaatttaaataatatattatacataGCCCATAACTAATATTTTCCCCCATATTTCCTTTAATTTAttcgtttttttgaaaaacatatttcatGTGTGTGTTTTCAATTTAGGCCAACAATTGGGCCTTAATTCACTCTAGCTTTGGGCTTGGCCCATTAAAACGTGAGGCCTACTGAACGGGCCTTCTTGcatgtttcttcttctttctcctcGCTTCGTCTTTTAACTTTAGGTTTTCCATAGTGATTCTGTTTCGCCTGTTCTGTGTTATTAGGGTTTTTGCGAGATTTATATTTATCTGAACAATAATTCCTCTCCCCTCTCTCGCTCATCATGGATCTTTCGGACCTTAATTCAGCTGAAATGCAGAAATTTTACTCTGtaagttttatttattctccATCGTATGATTACGTTTGGTTGCTTTTGTTCTTATTATGAAATTCCAGATTCTAACGTTCCTTTTTTAATTCGATTATACTTGTGCTATGTTTCGCGGTGTTTACTTATTAAAATGAATTCGGTAAATAAGTAtgtattctttatttttattacactCTGTATAAACTTGAAATAGAATACTCCATGGTTACACTTCAGCTGCTTGTGATTTTCTTTTATggctttttcttttttgtgagtTACGTTGGACTACATTTACCGTTGGTTAGACTTAGCAGAGCTTAATTTTACCTATCATCATATACTGAAAAGAACACCCACAGTATCTTACGGGAAAATATAGTCTCAAAACAGAGTTTATCCTAACCAATTACATTGAAGTTGTAATTCTGGAATCGGTAAATAAACACGGAGGGATACTAATATTTGTTCAATTTTGTCTGAGTTCTGTTCCTACTGTTTAGCATTTCTCTTTTTAAAATCTAGATTCTACACCgatcaaaaaaatttatgggCTACACCTTCTATCTGTGTTGTATGAGCTAAATTTGTGTTTGTGTTAAGTTAAATCGTTTATTGAGTGTAACTTTAAGTGCTATTTTTTTGTTCATGCCATTTTCTATTATCAAATTTTGTAGTTCTGTCTATACTTATGCTTTATTGTGAAGAACATGATGTTTAAGTTTCATTGTTTGATCACAGTTGTTTTATCATGGCTTAGAGGCTCAAAATGGTATTCCGGTTTATATCACTTATGTGTAGGCATGAACTTATGTTTTAGGCattgtttttctttcaaaataaataaaatttggcCATTGTTCTCCAGTAATGTAAAGTAACTATAACCGTAACTTTGTCTTCCACATGCAGGAAGAACAACAAAGAGCTATGGTTAATGAAATGGTAGCAAAGTTGACTAGTGAATGCTGGGATAAATGCATCACTGGTACACCTGGGAATAAGTTCAGTTCCAGTGAAACTAATTGCCTTACAAACTGTGCACAGCGTTACATGGAGATGAGCATGCTTATCATGAAACGGTTTCAGAGTATGCAATGAAGATCAATGgctttttttattaacaaatacAGTCTTAAATATCACCCATTTATAATCACTAGTCGCATAATTATTTAGCAAATTTTGGATTCTTCctttttaagttttttcaaGACCATTGTGTCAGAATATTTCGTTTTCTGTTCAGTATTGATGATAAAATGCTCAGTGTCTGTGGTGAATATCTTACAGCTTGTTTGACTGAAGTCTGAAGGGTGGATGAATTGTGAGctgttttcagttttaaactatcaagcaaaaacaaaatttattcatatgTGAAACATGTTATAACAGCACTGATATTGTCAACTTACCAAGGGTTTTGTCCGTGGCAGCTAGCAATTTTCCTTGAATATATTTTGCTACATGTACTTGCTTTCAAATTCCAACTATTTTCATTCTGCAATTTCAACTAAATTATCCTGTTTGGTCGATTTAGACACTCTTTTTTTCCTTCCAAACTAGTGTTTTCCCCTTCTCTGCCTTCAGTTTTAATTGGGGTCAAAAGTTCTGATTGCTGTTTTTTTATTCCATTAGATAGTGTTCAATTTATTTGCTAATTtcttgttaaatttattttggtgAATCTTTTAGTTTTTGGCAGTTTAATCAGAATGCTAAATTGTATATACTCTTGAATTAAACTTATGGGCCCTAAATTACAATTATTGACCTAAGCAACAATTACTTCATTTTCTATCCCGCAGCCGATGGGAAATTTTTTGATACCAATGATTGAATCACAATGTTTGTTCGTTCCCTGAGTTTCCAGCACTGTGAAGTGTGATCGATTGTGATGTCCACCTGTTGCATTGGTGTGGCATTAACCACTCATTTGCTTTCTGAATCTTGTTACTATTTGCCCCCATCTCATAGTAATGAAGCATAGTCTCGGTCCATTGGAGGAGCCTAGTGTAGTAACTGGAAGGAAAACGAATGCGAGGGACCTGTGTATACCTATGGAACTCATTCCTGTCCAATCTTTTAGCATTTTCCTTGTTGATTAAGACAGAGCCTATCCGATTGGTCAACTTACGTTGGTAATACACCATAGCATAAAGACGAGGTAGTTGAAGTTTCTGTGCCCAATATGTTGTTTGGAACAGTGGGCTGTTAATCATGTCACTGGATTGTTTGTTAAGGATGGTGAGACGTGGGAGCACTTCGGGAGGGAGGCGTAGAAAGATTTCAAAGAGCATGTCATTGCATAGCTCCATTTCCAGCATCTGGATAATAGAGAAACTTGGACATCAATCTAGGAATTATAGAAACGTAGGGTTGTAGCTTTTTAGTATCATATGAGCAATGTACGATGTGGAGGTCATACGTTAAGTAAGGAGACAAACACGGCATGCTAGAATCTGCGCCTCAATTTAATGATTTGTGGCACCACACAagatatcattaaaaaaattgttatccTTTCCATACTTTGGACGAGCAGATTTAAGAAGGAAATAAACAGAGAGGACGTAtatacatgataaaaataagcTTTTTTCAATCCTCTGAAGGATAGaagaaatgagaagaaaaatattctttttgtaTGGGTCCATGAAAAACATTCGCTCTATATTTGTAGAGGAATCAAGATAGATGCAggttgtttagtttttttttaagataggttgtttagtttttaaaaatgttttcttATGTGGTTCCGTTGTTTCAATTTAATCATACATCTATTATGTTATTTCCACTTTATGCTCTGATTTAAGGTTttgaatgataataaaaaaaaataaaaaataaaaaaaaattgaaagttttcatagacataacttaaatattgaaataaatttatatttttatctccaacaacatcaaataaagaatgaaaatatgagtttatttaaatatttaagttataaatttgattaaatttgtattgtattgaaaatgataattaattttatgagttttgtttgacaattttaataaattttttaaatttttgtgaaaaacaaagataacattgttgacattttaaaatataaaagattaaattaatacttaaaattaaaataaatgatcaaatcgagaaaaattttttttttattaaaatgttaacTAAAATGATTGCGGTACTATTTAGGCCGATAAATAATACATAATtcatattaaattgaa from Cicer arietinum cultivar CDC Frontier isolate Library 1 chromosome 5, Cicar.CDCFrontier_v2.0, whole genome shotgun sequence carries:
- the LOC101511894 gene encoding uncharacterized protein, whose product is MGCNHSKSTNPNGGDVLPPRIRPLLRQRIEEFRRRRNARGGEDGALSKKQLLKDVDNDYDRNSYNPSTDLANEISKENQTAIEKLSQVVPLPVSECGIERHDQDEDEDEDEEDKSRLIGPRSPSFKIYCIENEEKIEEVLCDTHEDDEETNQNNALQNKSLSIDSDASAASGNTANSNEVVKMETTPKRKGHRNKIKNLLNVKHLQKNRMMTCSGNDRTNLLAEN
- the NAC39 gene encoding NAC domain-containing protein 83, with amino-acid sequence MENVKFIKNGISKLPPGFRFQPTDEELVFQYLKCKILSYQLPASIIPEINVCNYDPSDLPGNYGEQDRYYFSSKETKYRNGNRMNRTTKSGYWKATGSEKKVIRISSSISNNNVGLAGIRKSLVFYKGKSPNGSRSDWIMHEYRLVNVESNSSHQKYVKEIGDWVVCRIFMKKRRNVDKYSVSIMNQPRFFDFMRVHNAAPGPMITSSSSSTSTEVSSSDQTSGYIC
- the LOC101511244 gene encoding mitochondrial import inner membrane translocase subunit TIM8, giving the protein MDLSDLNSAEMQKFYSEEQQRAMVNEMVAKLTSECWDKCITGTPGNKFSSSETNCLTNCAQRYMEMSMLIMKRFQSMQ